The following coding sequences lie in one Quadrisphaera setariae genomic window:
- a CDS encoding PspC domain-containing protein → MAAPGGLVRPRNGKIIAGVCAGLARRWGMSPTLLRLLAVLSCLLPGPQFIAYIVMWVVIPKER, encoded by the coding sequence ATGGCTGCTCCCGGAGGACTGGTCCGCCCTCGCAACGGCAAGATCATCGCTGGTGTCTGCGCCGGCCTGGCCCGGCGGTGGGGCATGAGCCCGACGCTGCTGCGCCTGCTGGCCGTGCTCTCCTGCCTGCTGCCGGGGCCGCAGTTCATCGCCTACATCGTCATGTGGGTCGTGATCCCCAAGGAGCGGTAG
- the pgm gene encoding phosphoglucomutase (alpha-D-glucose-1,6-bisphosphate-dependent) has product MHPRAGQKARPEDLVDLDALLAAYTERRPDPSDPGQRVVFGTSGHRGSSLDAAFNEAHILATTQAIVEHRAEQGVSGPLVIGRDTHALSEPAWRSALEVLVANGVDVLVDSRDGYTPTPAVSHAILRLNAQGGSGGAGRADGIVVTPSHNPPRDGGFKYNPPTGGPAGSDATKKIAARANELLERDLDGVRRVPFDEARGRAGSYDFLAHYVDDLPSVLDLEAIRKAGVRIGADPLGGAAVGYWGEIGSRHGLDLTVVNPEVDPRWSFMTLDTDGKIRMDCSSPSAMASLREIMATADGGKAPYDVATGNDADADRHGIVTPDGGLMNPNHYLAVAISYLFAHRPGWGAGTAVGKTLVSSSMIDRVVASLGRTLLEVPVGFKHFVPGLLDGSVGFGGEESAGASFLRHDGTTWTTDKDGILLALLASEVQAVTGRSPSELYAELVSQHGDPAYARVDAPASREEKARLGALSPSDVSADTLAGERITAVLTEAPGNGEAIGGLKVVTENAWFAARPSGTEDVYKIYAESFKGADHLAAVQEEAREVVGRALAG; this is encoded by the coding sequence ATGCACCCCCGCGCCGGCCAGAAGGCCCGCCCCGAGGACCTCGTCGACCTCGACGCCCTGCTCGCCGCCTACACCGAGCGCCGGCCGGACCCCTCCGACCCCGGGCAGCGCGTGGTCTTCGGCACCTCCGGCCACCGCGGCTCCAGCCTGGATGCCGCCTTCAACGAGGCGCACATCCTGGCCACCACCCAGGCGATCGTGGAGCACCGCGCCGAGCAGGGCGTCAGCGGTCCGCTGGTCATCGGGCGCGACACCCACGCCCTGTCCGAGCCGGCGTGGCGCAGCGCGCTGGAGGTGCTCGTGGCCAACGGCGTCGACGTCCTGGTCGACAGCCGCGACGGCTACACGCCCACGCCCGCCGTCTCCCACGCCATCCTGCGGCTGAACGCGCAGGGGGGCAGCGGAGGAGCTGGCCGTGCTGATGGCATCGTCGTCACGCCGTCCCACAACCCCCCGCGCGACGGCGGCTTCAAGTACAACCCGCCCACGGGCGGCCCGGCCGGGTCCGACGCCACCAAGAAGATCGCCGCCCGGGCCAACGAGCTGCTCGAGCGCGACCTCGACGGCGTGCGGCGCGTCCCCTTCGACGAGGCCCGCGGCCGCGCCGGCTCCTACGACTTCCTCGCGCACTACGTCGACGACCTGCCCTCCGTGCTCGACCTGGAGGCCATCAGGAAGGCCGGGGTGCGCATCGGCGCCGACCCGCTCGGCGGTGCCGCCGTGGGCTACTGGGGCGAGATCGGCTCCCGCCACGGCCTGGACCTCACCGTGGTCAACCCCGAGGTCGACCCGCGCTGGTCGTTCATGACCCTCGACACCGACGGCAAGATCCGCATGGACTGCTCCTCGCCGTCGGCGATGGCGTCCTTGCGCGAGATCATGGCGACCGCCGACGGCGGGAAGGCCCCGTACGACGTCGCCACCGGCAACGACGCCGACGCCGACCGCCATGGGATCGTCACCCCCGACGGCGGTCTCATGAACCCCAACCACTACCTCGCCGTGGCGATCTCCTACCTCTTCGCCCACCGCCCGGGCTGGGGCGCCGGGACGGCCGTCGGCAAGACGCTGGTGTCGTCGTCGATGATCGACAGGGTCGTGGCCTCGCTGGGCCGCACGCTGCTGGAGGTGCCGGTCGGCTTCAAGCACTTCGTGCCCGGTCTGCTCGACGGCTCGGTCGGCTTCGGCGGGGAGGAGTCCGCGGGAGCGTCGTTCCTGCGGCACGACGGCACCACCTGGACCACCGACAAGGACGGGATCCTCCTGGCGCTGCTGGCCAGTGAGGTCCAGGCCGTGACCGGCCGCAGCCCCAGCGAGCTGTACGCCGAGCTGGTGTCCCAGCACGGGGACCCGGCCTACGCGCGCGTCGACGCCCCCGCCTCCCGCGAGGAGAAGGCCCGCCTGGGGGCGCTCTCGCCCTCCGACGTGAGCGCCGACACCCTCGCCGGGGAGCGGATCACCGCGGTGCTCACCGAGGCGCCGGGCAACGGCGAGGCCATCGGCGGTCTCAAGGTGGTCACCGAGAACGCCTGGTTCGCGGCCCGCCCCTCGGGCACCGAGGACGTCTACAAGATCTACGCCGAGTCCTTCAAGGGCGCCGACCACCTCGCCGCCGTGCAGGAGGAGGCCCGGGAGGTCGTGGGCAGGGCACTGGCCGGCTGA